One region of Ornithinibacter aureus genomic DNA includes:
- a CDS encoding NADPH:quinone oxidoreductase family protein: MRAAMVTSLDGPAAVEVLDLPDPTDTSKVVIEVAAAGVCFPDVLLTRGQYQITPDLPFVPGSEVAGRVQSAPAGSGFAEGDRVAAFPFLGGFASVVAADPAMVFPLPDSVTFEAGAALPMNYLTCHFALRERGQLAAGETVLVHGAAGGIGTAAVQLAAAWGARVIAVVSSDDKAGVARAAGAHDVVLADGFRDAVADLTGRRGVDLVVDPVGGDRFTDSLRSLSPGGRLLVIGFTAGSIPEVKVNRLLLGNLSVVGVGWGAWWTGRGGPGPGYLRRQWDDLLPLLESGAIDPVIGEVRDLDDVVAALTAVDERRATGKILLAP; encoded by the coding sequence ATGCGTGCAGCCATGGTGACCAGCCTCGACGGACCGGCCGCGGTGGAGGTGCTCGACCTGCCGGACCCCACGGACACCTCGAAGGTCGTCATCGAGGTCGCGGCCGCGGGGGTCTGCTTCCCCGACGTGCTCCTCACCCGTGGTCAGTACCAGATCACGCCGGACCTGCCGTTCGTGCCGGGCTCCGAGGTGGCTGGCCGGGTGCAGTCGGCACCGGCAGGCAGTGGGTTCGCCGAGGGCGATCGGGTGGCCGCCTTCCCGTTCCTCGGGGGCTTCGCCTCGGTCGTGGCCGCAGACCCGGCCATGGTCTTCCCGCTGCCCGACTCGGTGACCTTCGAGGCCGGTGCGGCGCTGCCGATGAACTACCTCACCTGCCACTTCGCGCTGCGCGAGCGGGGGCAGCTCGCCGCCGGTGAGACGGTGCTCGTGCACGGTGCCGCGGGCGGGATCGGCACCGCGGCCGTGCAGCTCGCCGCGGCGTGGGGTGCCCGCGTGATCGCGGTGGTCTCCTCGGACGACAAAGCCGGTGTGGCTCGTGCCGCCGGCGCCCATGATGTCGTTCTCGCAGACGGTTTTCGGGATGCCGTCGCTGACCTCACGGGCCGACGTGGCGTCGACCTCGTGGTCGACCCCGTGGGCGGCGACCGCTTCACCGACTCGCTGCGCTCGCTGTCACCGGGCGGACGGCTGCTCGTCATCGGCTTCACGGCAGGGTCGATTCCCGAGGTCAAGGTGAACCGACTGCTGCTCGGCAACCTCTCGGTCGTCGGGGTCGGGTGGGGTGCGTGGTGGACCGGTCGCGGGGGGCCCGGGCCCGGCTACCTGCGTCGCCAGTGGGACGACCTGCTGCCGCTGCTCGAGTCCGGAGCCATCGACCCCGTGATCGGCGAGGTCCGCGACCTCGATGACGTCGTCGCGGCCCTCACCGCAGTCGACGAGCGCCGGGCCACCGGGAAGATCCTGCTCGCCCCCTGA